From the Callospermophilus lateralis isolate mCalLat2 chromosome 10, mCalLat2.hap1, whole genome shotgun sequence genome, the window AGATCCACAAACTGATTGCTCCTCACTGCTCCCTTCTGGATTGcctacaaaattttaaaacagacaTCATTAGCAAAAGATGAGAACACAAACACTTATCTACTAGAATTCCTAAGAAAAGAATAAATCAACTCAAAACAGATTATTGAAACAAGCAACCTACTTGCAACTTCTAATATCTAAGCCTTATCTCTTTGGCCCTGTGATGGTGGAAGTCACTGCCTCTTACCTGAAGCACCTGGGAGTGGCCTTTCTCAGCACAGACATGCAGAGGTGTTCTTCCCCAGCAGTCGGTGGTATTCACCTGGGCCCCCAGATTTACCAGATCCTGCACAATGAGATGCTGATTGGCAGCCACTGCCACCTGAAAGGCACTCTGTGGacattcaggggaaaaaatatatatattttaaagatgtaACACTATAACAAAGAATATGAAACTAAACTATGGGGAAaaccaaaacccacacagagaaaataaatccTATTAACAAACAATCAGACACCGTAAGAAAAACAAGGAAATTAAAATAAGCTTAGGGTGTGGCTTAATTATACTCAATCTTTAGTCAATAAATACAAAGTTAACATTAATAATGTCAAGGTTGATGGTGGCAAAAAGTCAATATTTGAAAGTTAATATTAACTAAAGTCTCTTGATCTTGAGCTTTGACACAATGTACACTTAAGACAGTCATCAATCGCTTCACCATGACAGTATCTTTGCCATTTCAGATCCTCACCTGTCCGTTGTGCTCTTTAATATCTAGCATGTGAAGCGCATTCATCTTTCTTGCAAGAACATAGGAAAGTGCTCTTCTCCCTTGAGCAACAGCAATATGGAGGAACCTAgggaatgagaaaagaaaaatatgtgaattcatctgATTTCACtaagttcatttaaaaaaaaatctttctcatCCTTTTTTTGATATAATAGTGCGTTCAAATAAAACATTCCAGAGCACAATTGATCTTTTCTGCAAAATGGATGACACATCCAAATTCTAACAGGATAAGTTAAGGTAACAGAAATAAGAGAAGATTGCCCAACACCCTGCTGActgctttaaattatttttttaatactcaTAAAAACCCTATGAAGTGGGTATTACTTTTTATACATCAAGAAATAGAggcacggggctggggatgtggctcaagcggtagcacgctcgcctggcatgcgtgcggcccgggttcgatccccagcaccacataacaaagatgttgtgtccgccgaaaaataaaaaataaatattaaaaaaaaaaaaaaaaagaaatagaggcaggggctggggaggtagctcagtggacaGAGTGCTGGCCTCGTATGCACaaagttctgggttcaatcctcagcacgacatattaaatatatgtgctgaaaatggtgtttttaaaaagttctcaaaaaaaagtcttaaaaaaaTATAGGCGGGTATTTCAaataatttgtccaaggtcaAACAGACATCAAGACAAATCAGGATTCAGTCTACAAATCAACTCACCATCTATGCCTAGTCATGATCTGTTTCTGCTCTATAAACATCTGGCCTTCAAAACCAATTACTCAAAGACACATATTTTAGGTAATTAtttcagccaaaaaaaaaaaaaagcacatgctTCCTTGAAATATTAGCTATTGGACAGCAGTTTCTACCTAAATTGTTGTTGGTTAACCAACCACCAAGCTATAACCTGGTATATTCCAGAAAAATGCTATGCCCACTAGTCCCAACTAGTGTGGCATACCCAATTAAGCACAAGAAAAAAGGATACTCACGTATCACCATCTGCATCCTTTGAAAGAAATTGATCCTGGGAAATGTTTgccaatttattttcttcttgttcTACTTGCCACTGAAAAAATGACTTCCCTAACTGTGTGGTGTTCATCTGGTTTCCCATAAGGTTCGGGAATGGCAGGGAAGTGTTTAAAGAGGCAGGGCCTGCATCGAGCGCCCCCAGAGCCTCGCAGGCACTGTTGGGCATCACACTGAAGTTCTGCAGGTGAGCTTCACTTGGTTGCTGCACACTGCGGGGAGTCTGAAGGGGAACAGCAATATTCTCAGATTCCCCATGACCACTTAGAAGGGATACAAAACTTCGGTTTGAGCAGAACTGTGGTTCTTGACCATCAAAGAGGTTTGATTCATAGTTGGGTGACTGGGAAGTTCTGGAATAAGGACTATATTCCAGGGTTGGGTTGTGGGTATAAtgctgttgttgctgctgctgttgctgctgctgttgctgctgctctACATTCTGGTTCCGTGGAGAATATTCGTACAGGGAAGCCTGGTCCATCACTTGTGGGGAGCCACTGATTTGGAATGGTTGATATTTCTGAGTTGGAGAGAAGACCTGCCCTCCATGGAAGTCCTGACACTGCTCTTGGGGAGAGCTCTGAGGTACCACAGGGCTCATCCAGCTAACTTGGACTGTGTTCAGGGAAACTGGGCTGCattcatttttaatgtttataatgTTCTGAAGCAGATCAGCACTGCTGTCTGGTTTGGATTCATTGTGATGAACATCTTCCATGCTCTCACCAGGTGTTGGTGTTTGAGGTGGTGTCTgaaaagagagaaaattcaaCTTGCACACTCACTTCCTTCTAAAAAATTTCCAGAGGCTAGGGGTATAGCTCAACGGTAGAgagtctgggttcaatctccaacacacacacacacacacacacacacacaaattttaaataataaaattattccaGGAAGGATATTCAAAGGGTATtcagaaggaaaaaataagatacttaccAAAAATAGAGCTGATTTTTTGCAGGCTGGTCCATCAGACAGAAAATCAGGTCCTTTTCTTTTCCCACTATATGATACTGTGTTCTTCAATTCTATACCCAAAAAAGGGATATGGAACCTGTGATCATTCTACTTATAAATTTTACCCATTATCACTGTTATTTAACTCTACAGCCCCAATCAAATTATAAACAGAAATTACTCTTACCTGTGAATTGTTCAATGTTCACACTCTGTGTCTATAaggaaaaaaattccaatttagtATATATAAAATGGTTTCCTGCTTAATACACATCAATAAAGACTTATCTCTACCATTCTTTATAGCATACCATAAATCTCTAATATGGCTAttctatcaatatttattttctatctcaatttcattctatttttcaACTTCTCCATTTACACTTTCATCTTAGTTCAACTCAGGTCAAGATGAAATCAGTAAGACCCTTTGATTTTTTCCTTCCTATCAAATGTTCCACTTCAATTGAACCCTATTTATTTCCTTGTCCCTAACTTgctttcactttcattcactaaaTTTCTCTTGTACACCCTAGGCGCCTGGCACTGGATTAAATGATAGAAATACAGCAGACAACAAGACAAATATAGTCTGTCCTGCAAACTTGGTCATTTATGAAAAACTTGAAGTGACTTACTGTCCTAGTTTAGTAAAAAATAATTATCCTAACAGATCAATCTCCTTCAACCCCACCCAGAATGAAAACTAGATGTCACCTTAAAATCATCCACAGCTTGGCCAGAAGTCTTCTGTTTATGACTTCGGATGTGTAGCAGGAGCTCCTTCACTGAGTTCTTCACACGAACACCTTGAAAGGGTCCTCTCTGCTGCCTGCCAACCCCCATATGGGGCTCAACTGTTTAAAGAAAGCAAAACATGTCCCAATTAAACCTCATCACAGACGCAAATCCTAATAATCCCTAAAGTATAGCTACCTGCTTTATGTATAAAGTTCCCAAGCAACAGATTAAAAGCCTTTCCAACTCTCTCTGGTCAATGGCCTTGTGTGTCAGTACCCTGCTCTTCTCAAGGGTTCTACGTTACTTAATAGTGCTCTGTACTAGGCACCCTAAGCAATGAAAGCTCTGTCCAGGATCCCTGGAGCCAGCTGTGATAAACCCAAGTTAAGTCTCTCTCtggaataatttttaattattcttgACTTTGGTAAAAAATACTTAGGGGAACAGAGAATAAATGGTGCATTTTTAGCTTTTCAAACCAAAGGCTTTATGTTCACATAGAAATGTAAAAGTCTATTAATTTCCACTCATCTAAGAAGACACAAAACAAATAAGTACAAAACAACTTCCTCCGAAGATCCCAGTGTACCAAAAGCCTAACAATTAATAATGCTTATATTGATTTCTTATgatttccctcaatccaactgtactaaagaagctgcttaaatttactaAGTTTAAACACATTTTTCACGTACATACTCAGGATTTCCTTTCATTAAGTGTTTTCAGAATTGCTTACATAGGCCTTCtaagtaaaaagaaaatatgcTTGTTTCAcattaaaacttcagaacacaCTTTAAAATTTACTCTAGAAGTATAGTATTCTACTTCTGGCCACTACTAAATCATAGCCTCTTAGGAAATGTGATGAAGAAAAACCATTCAAAAAGTCAGGAAATGAATAACTGGGCCACCCTGTTAAGAGTGGGTAAAATTAAGAAGATGAGACAAGAAACAATGtataatttgaatatatatatggtaCTAAATACATGAGGTAAACAGCTCAAGGATGAGGCAAATTAAATAATCACTTGGGCTTCATTTAAGTTTAGAGATTTCAATAAATACCAGAATTGCCCTAATCTAACATAACATTCCTCTGTAATGACAGCAGTTAGCAATTGAACGTCACAGGGAGAAAAATGCACTTTCAGGAATCCCCCTAGGCTGTGCGGGAAACCAAGAATTAGGAAAATAAAGTTTCAGCCAGAGGAAGGCCAAAGGTCCTAAGGACCTCAGAAAAGGTCCTTAATACACAAATACACAATTTTCAGATGGGCTACTCTCTTAACATACTGTGGCTTAAAtcactatttaaataattttagaggaaaaataaccttttaaaacaaaaaagaaaagaggggtGGCTAACAGTAGAAAGCACTGAAAAGAGATGTTCTTTTAAAATCATGCCAATAAGACTTCAACATTTAAGATTATCTAGGTGTTAAATTTTTACTCACAGCGCATCCTGTTTTCCCCCAAATTATGCAACTCGGTTCATTAAGAAAGAAAACGAATTTACAACCGAACAAAGGAAACAGTCTGCCTTTCTTTGCTAGATAGAGCTTATCCATTTTAAAGCACACAAAAAAACAAGACCACAAAATTCTGGGCAGGCTTCCGAAACTCCCCAACACCACAAACTAAAGGCATAACTTGTGTTGTTTTTCAGATCACCTTCTCCTTACATCTTGATTAAGAGAGATTTCTGTTCTTCGATGGTCAAGTCCTTTTACTTAAAATTTCCACGCTTAGGAAGAAATAAGTCATGACTTTCAACAGTTCACAAAGCCTTATCCTCTGCCGCACTTGTTTACTAAAATTGCCACAAGAAAATTACACCTACATCAGACCCCCAAACCTCGACATAGTATATTATTACTCAATAGGGTATGGGGGATGCCGagagtgagagaaggagggagtgcGCATGAGAGATCTTAATCTAATATCTTTCATTCTGAAGTCAGCGCTTTACTCGGGGTGCTTCAACCTCCGAGGCCAGGTAGACCGCGGCCGGACTTCGCAGAAGGTCAAAGGAGCTCAATGGGAAGTAAGGCGCCTGGCTCGGGGCAAGGCATTCAGCAGTCGCCTAATAAATGATGGCTAATGTGCTTAAGTCATGCTGCTAAGATAGACGCAGGGGGCACCTCACGTCTAGCCAGGACCCTTCCCATCGGGGCAGTGATGCCCGCCCTCCCAGGCCTGTGGACTCCAAGCAACCTGGGCGCAGCGGCCGCACCCCGCGGGGCAGGCGGGTACCTTGTAGGCGCTCGGCGCGGGCGCCGCCTCTCGGCCGGGACTCCACGGCCCCGCAGGAGGACACGGACGATGCGGAGGAGAAGTCAGAGGAGTCGGAGCCGGGCGAGGCGGGCGCCGAGGGCCCCGACGATGAGCAGCCGGCGTCGCAGGCGCCCGGAGCGGCGGCGGGCGGCGACGCGCCGTAGAAGTAGGCCAGGTTGAGCGGGCTGGTCATGAGGCCGCAGTCGCCGGCCGAGTCCAGCAGCCCCTCTCCGCCGCGGCTGTCGTCCAGCAGCCTGTCCACGATCATGCTCCTGGGCTCGGCGCTCTGAGCCCCCGACACCTGCGCCACTGGCTCGCTGCGCACGGCTGCCTGGGGCCGCGGTGTGGCTGACCAGGGACCTACCGGCGGCGGGCGGCGCGGACACGAGCGCGCCGCGGGCTGCCGGGCTATTTAACCGGCCGCCGCGCCCAGCCTTGCCATAGGCGGCGCCGGGGCTTCCTCCCGACCCCTCCTCCGGATGCGCAGTTTCCAGTAAAATGTACAGGATGAGGCAATATGCCCTCCGCCCTCGCCCCGCCCGCCCGGCTCCGCCCAGACCGACCGGTTGTTGTGCAGCCCTTCACCTGGAAATCTCGGCGGAGCGCGGCCTCCGGCCTCCCGCACCCAGGCCCTCGCCCCCATCCAGAGCCAGCCCTGCCCTCGACACGCCGCACTTTTGGCTGGGCCTAATGCTCAGGAAGACGGCGTGCGGCTGCGCAGGGGACTGAGGCCTGCAGGGGGAGGCCGGGAGGCGGCGGTGGGGATCGGTCGGCCTGGTTCCGGGAGAGTGGGAAGTCCTGGAAGGCGCGAGCCCCGTGCCACCTTCCTGCCCACCGGGGCGCGCTGGCACAAAGAGGTTCTCCACTGCTAGAGTTAAGTGGAGCCTGAGAATACTTTCCCTTCTCAATATTTAGGAGTTTACCAGCGTTCTTTTAAGCAAGGTCCCACATTCAATCTTTCTGTCCTCAATTTATCTGGGCTacaacttctttttctttctttctttttttttttaaagagagagtgggagagagagagagtgggggagggagagagagagaattttttaatatttattttttagttctcggcggacacaacatctttgtttgtatgtggtgctgaggatcgaacccgggccgcacgcatgccaggcgagcgcgctacagcttgagccacatctccagccccaacttcttttttttttaattagttgcagTCCCAGAGCAAAAAGTAATGCCCACTGTTTTGTAGCTCTCAATACAATAAAGCCATCTTAGCTAAATGATGTACATACATGTGCCTACGTaaatatgtgattttttaaatgtctgtATAGCTTTACATTGTGTTTGATAAACACAGGAATTTGAACCTTTTCTATCTTGAATACTTTTTCCCAATGGGTTTATTACGACTATGTATCGAAGTCCAATTTGAAGAGGGGAAAACATGCTAGTTGTCAGAAGAAAAAGATGCATGATTAAGTCTATTTTTCAAGTACATTATAACTTGTAGGTATGATAAGGTAAGTACACACGTACTATATGAAAAGAAACCGATTATGATTAAATATCACAAGGGATACAAAGTTCAGTGAGCAGCCTAAAAAGAGAGGTGACTTGTCTGGTAAGAGAGAAGGGAGGTCACAAAGAAAGTTTGTAAAAGCAGTGACATTGCACAGGCCTTAACAGATGGGTAGGATTTCAGCCACAGGGTTTGTAGGAAGAAGGACATCAAGAGCAAAAGAATTAAGGAGTGGAGTCAGCTAGGACATTACAGTCACATATAGGACCGTCAAAGGGAAGATGTTGACAAATGTAAAAAATAACTTGTTGCCTTTGGATGGAGCATATCCAGGGACCTACTGAGACACAGAATCAATTTTTCACAGGACTACTAAAGACTGCAGGCCCAGTGGCCATTAAAAAGGATTGCAATAGACCAGGAGAGAACTGACCTAACCCTAGGCCAGAAACAGTGAGTGGCAAAGAAGAAACCAAATGAAAGCACAGTAGGGGCCACATTGCTAGGGCAGAATAAATAGGTCTGACATAGTTGGTGGTGAAGAGCAATGAAAGAGTTCCAATCTCTTGGTGGCTTGAGGCCAGGAACAGGTGAATAGGGATGTAAAGTTCAGATCAAAGGGAAATCAGCAGAAGCACAATGTTTGGGTTCTAGGAAGTGGGGAATGACACAATAAACTTGGATTGTAACTTAACATTAATAGGTATCAGACCCTGGAGGGGATCATTACAAAGTAAATATTTCCTTATTTCTCACAAATGTGGCATTACCTGTAACTTGTTACTGCCTCTGCCTCCACCCAATTTTTGGTAATAAATCAGAAACAACTCTCTTAGTGTATCTGTGGAAAATACAAGGTTGTAGTAATTGCAGTTCCTCAGAAACAAAATCACTTAAAAATGCTCCAGATGAGATGTTAgtatgatggttaattttatgtgtcaacttgactcaGTTAAGGATGCTCAGACTGCTagtaaaacattatttttctGTGTGTCTATGAGGGTGTTTGTTAACATTGAATCAACAGACTAAAGAAGAAAACCTTACCAACATAGGCAGGCATCATTAATCTATTAAGGGCCAGAATAAAACACAAAGGTACAATCTCTTATTGAGCTCAGTTATCTATTTTCTGGTCTCAGACATTAGCACTCCTGATTCTTTGGCCTTGAGACTCCAACGGAGGATTATGTCATCAGATCCCCTGTTACTCAGGCCTTTGGGCTTGTATCAGAACTACACCACAGGCTTTTCTGGTTCAGTTTGTAGATAGCAGATGATGagacttcctgacctccataatagTGTTAGTTAATCTTTCATCTCTTTGTATTTACATGTATGCCCTATGGGTTCTGTTTCTTTGGAAAACCTAAATACACTGGACTTTGTCAAAATCTGTTTGGATTTTTTCCCACTTTAATACACGTATAATAAAGAACTTAAATGCCCATTCGAATAAATTCTACTTGGTATATAAAAAGTCATTGgggaactggggttgtggctcaagtgtagagtgtttgcctagcacgcatgaggcgttgggtttgatcctcagcaccacataaaaataaaataaagatattgtgtccattgaaaatgaaaaaataaatgtatatatattttaaattcaatGGGAGGTCCAtcacacctctaattccagctactcaggaggctaaggcaggaggactgcaagtctgaggccagcctaagCAGTTTAGCAAATctctgtctcataataaaaagggctaggatgtggctcagtgcttgcctagcattttcAAGATCATGGGTTTGATCGCCAttatgaagaagaagaaaacaaaattcaaaCTGAGGTAGAATAGAAGAAATAAGGATATGCAGAAAGGAGAAAAGCAGGGAAGGAAAAAGGGGTTGTAACTTTACATCTAAAAACTCCATGTAGGCCCTTAACTTCACTACTACCACCCCAGGCCTGTTCCCCCGCcccatccccccaccccacccccccaggcCTGAATTCTTAAAAGGTCCACTACATCTTAGAGAGCTGTCTTTGTTAGTTTATAGAATGTTATTTTTAGACTGATTAAAAGAACCCTAGATAAAGACTGGTTATTGTTTGGATATGCCATGTTCCCCCAGATCTCCTGTGCTAATGCAGAAGGTGAATGATTGAATTGCGAGAGCtgtacctaatcagtccatcctactttgaatggacttactgggtggtaactaaagTCAGGTCGATGTGTCTggtggaggtgggtcactgggggtgtgccctggaagggtacaTCTTCCCTATGGCCCCTTccactctttctctctttctctctgcttcctggctatcaTGAGTTGACCAACCTTCTTCGGcctcacccttccaccatgatgttctgcctcacctcaggcccagggcaatggagttggcccatcatggactgaacctctgaagccatgagccaaaaTTAACTCTCCTTCCTTTAAATTGTccctgtcagatattttggtcacagtggagtCCATGTGCTATTAACTAGGTAATGTCAGCCTGAAGATTCTAAAAAAGatccagaccactgtgatccactCGGTGCTCCAAGATCAATCAAAAGAATTGagttcgggctggggttgtggctcagtggtagagtgctcacctagcacatgccacgccctgggttcgatcctcagcaccacataaaaataaataaataaagtactgtgtccatctacaactaaaaaataaatattaaaaaaaaagaattgagttCATTACGCTAACATCACCCCTCTTATATGTTTCTCATGATCACCATTTAAGAAGTTTCCTGTAAAAGAAGACGCCTGAGACCCCAAAAGTGTGTCTCACTCTTCAGTACCAGCACTCTCTCCCTTTGAGCACATATCTCACTCTATTATTTGCTTTCTTGAATAAATCTTTACTTGAACCTCTTTTCACACATCCTGAAATTCCTTTCTGGGGAAACTGCCAGGGC encodes:
- the Nfkbiz gene encoding NF-kappa-B inhibitor zeta isoform X2, with the protein product MGVGRQQRGPFQGVRVKNSVKELLLHIRSHKQKTSGQAVDDFKTQSVNIEQFTELKNTVSYSGKRKGPDFLSDGPACKKSALFLTPPQTPTPGESMEDVHHNESKPDSSADLLQNIINIKNECSPVSLNTVQVSWMSPVVPQSSPQEQCQDFHGGQVFSPTQKYQPFQISGSPQVMDQASLYEYSPRNQNVEQQQQQQQQQQQQQHYTHNPTLEYSPYSRTSQSPNYESNLFDGQEPQFCSNRSFVSLLSGHGESENIAVPLQTPRSVQQPSEAHLQNFSVMPNSACEALGALDAGPASLNTSLPFPNLMGNQMNTTQLGKSFFQWQVEQEENKLANISQDQFLSKDADGDTFLHIAVAQGRRALSYVLARKMNALHMLDIKEHNGQSAFQVAVAANQHLIVQDLVNLGAQVNTTDCWGRTPLHVCAEKGHSQVLQAIQKGAVRSNQFVDLEATNYDGLTPLHCAVLAHNAVVHELQRNQQPHSPEVQELLLKNKSLVDTIKCLIQMGAAVEAKDRKSGRTALHLAAEEANLELIRLFLELPGCLSFVNTKAYNGNTALHVAASLQYRVTQLDAVRLLMRKGADPSTRNLENEQPVHLVPDGPVGEQIRRILKGKSVQQRAPPY
- the Nfkbiz gene encoding NF-kappa-B inhibitor zeta isoform X1: MIVDRLLDDSRGGEGLLDSAGDCGLMTSPLNLAYFYGASPPAAAPGACDAGCSSSGPSAPASPGSDSSDFSSASSVSSCGAVESRPRGGARAERLQVEPHMGVGRQQRGPFQGVRVKNSVKELLLHIRSHKQKTSGQAVDDFKTQSVNIEQFTELKNTVSYSGKRKGPDFLSDGPACKKSALFLTPPQTPTPGESMEDVHHNESKPDSSADLLQNIINIKNECSPVSLNTVQVSWMSPVVPQSSPQEQCQDFHGGQVFSPTQKYQPFQISGSPQVMDQASLYEYSPRNQNVEQQQQQQQQQQQQQHYTHNPTLEYSPYSRTSQSPNYESNLFDGQEPQFCSNRSFVSLLSGHGESENIAVPLQTPRSVQQPSEAHLQNFSVMPNSACEALGALDAGPASLNTSLPFPNLMGNQMNTTQLGKSFFQWQVEQEENKLANISQDQFLSKDADGDTFLHIAVAQGRRALSYVLARKMNALHMLDIKEHNGQSAFQVAVAANQHLIVQDLVNLGAQVNTTDCWGRTPLHVCAEKGHSQVLQAIQKGAVRSNQFVDLEATNYDGLTPLHCAVLAHNAVVHELQRNQQPHSPEVQELLLKNKSLVDTIKCLIQMGAAVEAKDRKSGRTALHLAAEEANLELIRLFLELPGCLSFVNTKAYNGNTALHVAASLQYRVTQLDAVRLLMRKGADPSTRNLENEQPVHLVPDGPVGEQIRRILKGKSVQQRAPPY